DNA from Bradyrhizobium japonicum USDA 6:
CCCGAACGGCTCGGGCCAGTCGATCGGAAACAGCAACCCGGCCGCCTGGCCGAGAAACTCGCTCTTGGCATTCTCGCAGATCTCGCCGACGAACTCGATTCCCGGCCCCTTCAGCATCGGGGCGACCACGTCCCGGAAGTAGGCCTCGTCCGCCTTGTCGACCTTTGCCGCGATCTTGAGCGGAAGACCGGCCTGCCGCGCAATCGCGATCGCGCGGTCGGGCCGTTTCTCAGGCGAGATGCGCCCCAAGAAAGCAAGATAACCGCCTCTCGGCTGGAAGTTCGGCGTCAGCAGATCGAGCGGCAGTCCATGATGGACGGTTGCGACGAAGTTCGCGCCCGACAGCGGCGTCCGCTGCGCGTTCGAAATCGAAACCAGCGGCATGTCGGAGAACCGGCGGTAGAACGGCATGTGGTCGGCGAGGTCCTGCCTGCCGTGCAGGGTGGTCAACGCCCTGCCGCGCTCGAAACGGAAAAGCGGGAAATGGAGGTAATCGATGTGGAAATGGAGGACATCAAACTCGCTGGCGCGCTCGGCTACCTTGTCGAGCATAACCATATGGTGGGGCAGGGGATCGCGGACGCCCGGATCGAGGCGCAACGCGCGCGGGATGCAAGGCACCAGTTCGGCGGAGGTGATGGAATCTCCGCTCGCGAACAGAGTCACCCGATGTCCTTGCCGGACGAGTTCCTCGGTCAGGTATGAAACGACCCGCTCCGTTCCGCCGTAGAGCCGAGGCGGAACGCTCTCGAATAGCGGAGCGATCTGCGCAATTCTCATTTGCGTCTCTCCGTCATCGCCCCGGCCGTTCACCGATCGGCAGGAGCGTTCCATCGAGCCGGGCGCTCAGTGCGCTCCTAATCTTTTGCAGCGCACGAACTTCGATCTGGCGAATCCGTTCGCGCGACACGCCGAAGGTCGGGCCAAGTTCGTCCAATGTCTTCGGCCGTTCCGCCAAGAAGCGCGCTTCGATGATGTGACGCTCCCGGGAAGTCAGGGAAGCCAGTGCGTCTTCGAGTGCGGAACGGACCCGTTCGCGATCGACCCTTTCGGACAACAGGGTTTCGGGGTCTGGCGACGGATCAACCAGGCAATCTTGCATTTGCTCCGAGCCGTCCTGCTGGGTCAGCGGCAAGTTGAGCGAAATGTCGCCGCGGATCCTGCCATTCATCTCGACGACCTCCCGGGGAAGGACCTGCAGCTGTTCGGCGATGTAACCAACCTGGTCCGGCGACAGGTCGGCTTCCTCGCCTGCCGAAATCTGGCTCTTGAGTTTCCGGAGCTTGAAAAACAACTTCTTCTGGGCCGCCGTGGTGCCGATTTTCACTAAGGACCAGGACTTCAGAACGTACTCATGAAGGGTCGCCTTGATCCACCACATCGCATAGGTGGCAAGCCGGACGCCTTTTTCGGGCTTGAACCGCTTGACCGCCAGCATCAGGCCGACATTCGCTTCCGAGATCAGGTCGGCGACGGGAAGGCCGTAGCCGCGATATCGAAGGGCGAGCTTTGCGGCCAACCGAAGGTGACTGGTCACCAGGCGATAGGCCGCTTCGCGATCGCCGTCCTCTCGCCAACGGCGTGCGTACATCGCCTCGTCGGCCGGATCCAGCAGCGGAAACTTGCGAATGGCGGCGAGGTAGCGGGGGAGCCCGCCGTCCGAGTGAAGCGGAGGCAGATTCGACACGATTGAAAGGGTGCTCATTTCCAATTCCTCCTTAGAGCAAAGTGGGGTTCGAGCTACGGGCATGGGCTTGGGCCCTGACGGCGCCCTAAGTGCCTCATGCAGCCGGCGACCACAAAATGTCGTGGCGCCCGAAATGTTCCTTCGAGATTTGAATGACGTAGCGAATTGCGGCGGGACCGGTTATGCGGCGTGTGCTGGCGCTGCCATGGCATTATCCGCCGGAACGTTCGCGCCCTGAGCGCCAGCAGCTCAGGCTGGACCTCGTGCTGGAGCGAAGGCCTGCCAGGCATGCCTTCGGTGATTGCCTGGTCGATCAATATTCGATCCACGCCAGGCCATCAGGTTTCGCCATCCATGCTCCCATCCGCACCGCCGCCATGGGCGAAGTCCAGCCTTTCTCGCCGTGGCGATCGGTCCGGACGAACCGCACCGGAACGGCCTTGCCGTAGCTGTCCTGAAGGGCACCTAGTCCGAGCCACCCGAAGGTTTCGTCCCAGAAGGCCTGCTTCATTTTTGCGGTGCCCGCTCTGGGGTGGTCTGCACGACGGACGGAAAGCCGCTGACGGTTGGCGCAAAGGATCGCGGCCGCGAGGGTCGGAAAACTGAGCTCAACTGTCACGAGTGGGTCGTCGTCACCGATCCATTCCATCAGCGGCTCGAAAGACGGGAAGCCGCGCCGCTCGACGATAAAGACGTAAACCCCTTGCTGCGGGCTGTTCTCGTGATCATGGCGCCGCCGCGCCGGCCGCGAGCTACCGCATCCCGTGCGAATGCCGGCGGGTTCAGCGATGGTCTTTCGATCATTGTCGTTCGCGGCAGTGCGCCTCTTGGGAGCTAAGGCCGAGCAGCATGGTTCATCCATGCTCTTGCGACCAGTCCGTCAGGTCAGGAAGAGCACCCCTTGCAGATGTCCGGGACAATGTCTTCGGCGCGGAAAACCGGGTTCCTGTCGCCGGCACGGTTGGACCTTGTGCTTCGACCGGACGGTATCTGCTGCGGTGCCTCCGTCTGAACGACGCGTTCGAGCCGCTATGCTGCTTCAGCTTCGTTCGCTGCGCAGCGGCCGCTTCGCTTGCGCTGAAGAGCGTGGCGAACGCGATAAAAGCTGCGAGTACACCGTGCATCGTTCCTCCTCCACATCCTCCTGAAAGCAACGTGGACCGCCTAACAGCCATCTCCCTGCGGGATCTGGCGCCAGTCCTACAAAGGCTTTGGCGGCGGTGGATTTAGGAAAGCGGCGCGGGCGGTCAAGAGGTGCGAATGCCCGGGACTAGAGGGCCGCGCTTGCTCGAGGCATGGGTTTCGACTGCGTCAAATATCGGTCACTCGATAAGTCCGGGTGCGAAACGGGTCAGGCCGCACGCTTGATGGCTTTACCGAAGCCACTCCCGTGTTGAAAATTGTAAGACGCGCGCCGGCCGGGATCTTGAAACCAAGCCGAACGCTTCTAGTTCTTTTAGTGTCACTAGCGTGACGCCGGATGCCGTCAGGGTCTGGCCAAGGCCGCCGGAGAATGCGCCGGCGTTGCTCTTTCCATGTTGCTCAAAGGAGGATGTGGTTATGAGAACCTACGATCTGTCTCCGTTTTGGCGTTCGAGCGTCGGGTTCGATCGCCTGTTTGATCTCGTCAACGACACGATGAACGACAGCGATGATTATCCGCTGTATGACATCGAGCGTATCGACGAGGACCAGTACCAGATTTCACTGGCGCTGGCCGGCTTCGGCCCGGAAGAGATCACCATCACCGCGAAGCAATCGACGCTCACCGTCGAGGGCCACAAGGCGAACAAGGGTGATCACGACTATCTCTATCAGGGAATCTCAATGCGGCCGTTCCGCCGCGTCTTCAACCTGGCGGACTTTGTCCAGGTGAAAGACGCCGCCTTCGAAAGCGGTATGCTGAAGATTGCACTGGTTCGGGAAGTGCCGGAGGCGATGAAGCCGCGTCGCATAATGATCGAAGCCGCCGGCAACGAAAACCAGCAAATCGAGCAGAAGCAGGCGGCCTGACGGAGTTCCGTTCAAAGTGTCGAACTGCCTGTGCGTGGCGCCGCCGCGTGCAGGTGAGTTCTGACCAGCAAAACTGTGGAACAAAGGAGGACAATTATGGCACTACGCGATCTGATACCGTGGAACAACGGCTCTCGTGATCTGAGCCTGAATCGCAATGAGCCCAATCCGTTTCTCGTGCTTCACCGCGAGATGAATCGGCTGTTCGACGATACGTTTCGCTCGTTCGATATCGCCCCGTTCAGCTCTCAGGCAATGGGATGGCCGAGCGTCGAGGTCAACGAGACTGACACGGAGGTTAAGGTCGTCGCCGAACTTCCTGGCCTCCAGGAGAAGGACGTCAATGTCGAACTCTGGGACGGCCTGTTGACCATTAGCGGCGAGAAGAAGAACGAGACCGAGGACAAGGAGCGACGCTTTACCGAGCGCTACTACGGGCGCTTCGAGCGTTCCATCCCGATCGATGACGTCGACCAGGACAAGGTCGTGGCGTCGTTCAAGGATGGCGTTCTCACCGTGACGCTGGCGAAGTTACCGAGCGAACGGCAGAAGGTGAAACGGATTGCCATCAACGGCAAGTAACCGCGGCGCGGGCGAGCGCTTGCGGCCTCGTCCGCACCGGCGGTTTGTCATCCACCAGTTCAGTCGTACCGCGGCTGATCTCAGAATGAGAGTGAAAGGAGCTATGTAAGGAGTTACAGCCATGAACACCGTCTGGAAAAAAGATATGATCGCTGATGTGGTAGGTCTTGTGATCGGCCTGGGCCTGTTCTTTTCGCCTTGGGCCGTGGGATTCTCCACTGAAAGCCCGATGAACTGGAATGCCTGGCTAAGTGGCATCATGATCGCCGCGCTTGCTGTAGCAGCGCTAGCGCTGTTTGCCGAGTGGCCGGAGTGGCTGACTCTCGCGGCCGGCGTTTGGGTCGCGGTGTCGCCGTGGGTGCTGCATTTCTCGTCTAACGCAACCATCACACCGCTCCACGTCATCGCCGGAATTCTGGTGGCGGCTGTTGCGGCTTTGCGACTCTGGTATATGCACCAGAGCTATCCCCGTGTGACAGCCTGATACTTGGCAAGGGAGGCCTGCACGGCCTCCCTTGTCCTTTGCCGCACGAAGGCTGCGCTCTCTTCTTCGCAAAGATCGCGAGATACGCCCGTCATGCTTTCTGATTTTACGATCACCGCCTTTGCAACTCTATTCGTAGCGATCGGACCGATCGATACGGCAATCGTGTTCGGTGGCCTGACAGCGGGTGTTCACCGGCCTGAGCGGTTTCGGTTGGCGTGGCAGGCCGTGCTGATTGCCGGAATTGTTCTGTTGGGTTTTGCACTCTTCGGCAACCGACTGCTAGGCGCACTACGGGTTTCGCTGGACGCCTTTCGAGTTGCGGGTGGCATCTTGCTCTTGTTGCAGGCCATCCAGATGATCTTCGCTCATCCCTCGGGACTATCCTCGCTCACCGCACTTGAACGGCGCGAGGCATTGGAGCCAGGCGACATCGCGATTTTTCCCTTGGCGTTTCCGGTCATCGCCGGACCTGCCGGCCTCACGGCGGTCGTTCTACTGATGGGGCAAGCCGGTGATCCGGTCGGCTCAATGATAGTATTGGCAGCTATGCTACTTTGCCTTTTGCTAACGTACTTCGGGATGATCTTCACCGACGTCTTGCACCGGGTGCTGAAGGCTACCGGATCCAATGTGTTGGCGAGGCTTGCCGGCGTTATTCTGGCCACCCTTGCTGTCCAATTCATATTTGACGGTATCAGAGGTGCTCGGCTTGTAGCAGGCGCTTGAGAAGACCCCGCCTATCCCCGTTGCGGGCGTGGGGCGCCTCGGATCAGCGACCAAGAGGACAGGTATTGTCGATGCCTTTGATCGCGGAGACTGGCCGCCGGCCGTCTCGTCGCCACAGAGCAGGCGACCCTCGTCGTCCGGATGAATGCGGCCCTGCTCATTTATCATTCTGGTCCAACAAAAATGAGACGGTGCATTCTATTCCATCGGAGCCAAACGTTCGCTCGAATCGCCCGTGCAACATATGTGGTATCGATTTCTCGAGAAACTCTGAACCGAAGCCCCGCCGGGCCGGCTGGGGCGCGATGGGGCTCGTCCGCTCGCGCCAGCGGAGTTGGAACTCATTTTCATTGCCTCGATCATGAGCGTCCCACGATATGTCAATATGACCATTCTCCATGGAGAGGGCGCCGTGTTTAACGGCGTTTGTGGCGAGCTCGTGTATCGCCATCGACAACACCTCGGCCTGTTTTGCCGGAATCGAGATCGCGGGGCCGCGCTGCTTGAGGTTCTCGCCCTCGACAGCGCCGTGCACTGAGAGCTCCTGAGAGAGTACCTCGCGGATATCGATCGTGCTCGTATGGCTCCGGCTTAACAAAGCATGAGTGCGCGCAATCGCAGCCAATCGGTCCTCAAAAGCTTTTGCAAACTCGTCAAGGTTCTGGCTCTTGGCGCGCGTCCTCCGCGCGATGGCTTGGATAGTCGCCAGTATGTTATTGATGCGATGCTGAAGCTCGTGACCGAGCATTTCCTGTCTGAGCGCCCGCTCCGCCAATTCTCGCTGGATTCTCACTCGGTCGATAGCAGATGCCAACAGGTTGGCGTAGTTCTGAAGAAAATCGATATCGTCCTGCTCGAATTTCCGCAGCTGCCGCGAGTCCACCTCCAGCACACCGAATGGGCCGTCCTCACCGCGAATAACAACATTGACGGTGCTCCTGACGCTATGCTCGATCAAGAGCTTGGGAATTTCGAACCGAACCTCCCTCTGGGTATCTTCGGTAATCACCGGCTGGTTCGTGTGCAAGGCATAGCCAGCCGGCGAGCCCTCATGCGCGGGTATTTCAGCATGCCCTACCACGCCGGGGTTCCAGTTCACCCCGGCGCGGACGAGCAAATTCTCCCCGCCTGGGACGAGCTCCAGCACTTTCACTAGCTCAACATCGATGGCATCAGAAACAAGCTTAGTTGCCTCTTGTAGAAGACCATCTATGTCGTCGCTCCGCAAAGCTCGCTTGCCGAATTCGGACAATGTGGAGACTTGTCTCCGGAGCTTGTGCGCTTCCGAATGGGGCACTTTCGCAGTCTCCCATCGTAAATCGGATAAATGCTTACCGCCGGCTGCGGGTTCCAATGACGACTCTTAGCAGTTTAGCCACAGGGGTGAACCAATCTGCGCCAGACGAGAGGTTAGAGCGTTGCCGCGCCAACAAGCGGCACCTTGCTGGCCGCGCTTACCTTGCCCGACAGAGGCAGCGGAAAGACGCTGGGGCGCGCGCGGACATCAATGGATTTTTGGCCCGCTGCCAAAGTCATTTCTGGTTGGCGCCGGCCTCAGAAAATCTGATCGATCCACAAAGAGCTATCGCGCCCGGCGGCGCTGAAAGCATCGACGCTTAGCTTCGTCACCCGCGGCTGAATTCAGCCGCGAAACGTTTTCCGACAGGCAACTGCTATAGCCATCCAATCTCGCAGCAGTCCTCTGTCCTCCTTTGAGAACGCGGCCCGCCGCTTGAGATCATCCAGAGTGTCGCCGGGATGGCATCGCTCGTAATCCTGACGGATCAGCGATTCCAATTCTTCGTCGCTAGATGATTGGAGATCGTGGTTGGAGGTGATCGGCCGCACTACGAGCATCCCAAAAGGCGTTCTGCGTATACGGTTAAATTAGGAAGAGCGAGCGACTCTTCAATCCTCAGAGGAGACCGCACGCAAGCTCTTGGGATCAGTGCGGAGCAACTTCCACTTTTGGCTATCGCACAGTTCCGGAGCCTCGCGAGCGTGCTTTTCGTGCGCTCAATGGAGCGCATGTCCCAGAGATGAGCAGAGCTGCCGGTGGACTCCCGCAGAGCTGCGTCCGCGCAAATTGTGCAGACCTGATGTATTAGTATGCAATCCTCGTGTCGGTAGAACGAGCCCTTTGGGGTAGCCCCAGTGCGCATCAGTAGACCGATCGCCTACATTGTTCTTTACGTCGCGCTGTACGCTGCGTTTGGCGTGTCGTCGCCCTTTTGGCCAAAATTTTTCGAAACGAGAGCTCTGACTCCCCAGCAAATCGGTCTGATACTAGCAGCTGCAATGCTAGTGCGCCTTGCCGTCGGCCCAGTGGTAGGAATGCTGGCCGATCTTTTGGGGTCATTACGCCTTCTGCTCGCGACCTGTGCTGCCCTGGCAGCCGCTACGGCCGCCGCATTCTTGTTGGCAAATACGTTTTCGCTATTGTTCCTTATAGCTTTAGTTCAAGCTGCAGCACTTGCCCCCACGACGTCGATTGCCGACGCGTTGTCAGTTAACGCAGCAAAGCCTGAGATCGCAGGAAAGCCTTTTGAATATGGCTGGATACGCGGCTCTGGATCGGCGGCATTCGTATTGGGAACGTTGACTGTCGGGCAAATAATCGGTCAAGACGATCTCACCCCGATCATCTGGATGAATGTGGCCCTACTGGCGGTCGCAGCTGGGGTAACAGCCCTGCTGCCCCGTGTTAATATTCAGCCCAAACCTTATGAAGGCGGCCTGACCGCTCTCGCTGCCCTGCATGGGCTTCTTAAGATATCGCAGTTTCGCATCCTGATTTTAGTTTCAGCTCTGGTCTACGGGAGTCACGCGATGCACGACGCATTTGCTGTGATCAGGTGGAGCGCTGCAGGCATCGATACGCCGATCATAAGCGTCCTATGGTCCGAAGCCGTAGCGGCAGAAGTCATCGTGTTTTTCCTAATTGGTCCATCGTTACTCGACCGCCTCGGCGCGCGTGGAGCGGCTGCTCTGGCAGCCGCAGCTGGGATCATACGGTGGTCCATCGAGGGCGTGAGCACCTCCGTTTTAGTGCTCTCAATTCTACAACCGGTACATGGGTTGACTTTCGCCCTGCTTCATCTTGCGTGCATGCGTATGATGGCGACACTCGTTCCAGCTAGGACAGCCGGAACGGCTCAAGCCCTTTATGCCTTTGGCTCAGGGTTGGCGACTGCCGTACTAACTTTGTTGTCAGGAATTCTCTTTGCCAGGTTTGGAGGCGTGGCCTTCTTTCCAATGGCCCTTCTCTGCGGCGTCGCTCTCCCGTGCGCGTGGTTTGGCTTCCGGGACCGGTCTGACGAGGCTGTTTGATCCAGCGGGACGCTGGGCGAATGGCAACCGCAAGTCGGGGCACGCTGAGCTGCGGTCGAATGTCACTTGTTTGCGAAGTCACCGACCCGCATTAGTCTCGCGCCTTCGGATAGAAACATCAAGATGTCGCCCGCAGCCGCATTGCGGCACGCGCACCGCCTAGACAGCCCTTAGCCCCTCCTTGGGCGTTTCCTGCACCAGCGCATCGAGGTCGCTTTGCTCGAGCGTTTCCTTTTCCAACAGGGTCCGTGCCGCCCGGTCCAATATCGCGCGGCGGGCCTTCAAGAGGCTCTGCGCACGCTGAAATACCCGATCAACGATGGCGCGAACCTCATGATCTACTGCGGCGGCGGTCTCTTCGGCATATTCGCGCTCGCGCGCAGGATATGGCCGGTCAGGCCCGGCGAGGAAATTGCCTGGCTCGCGGTCGTAGGCGATGCTGCCGAGCTTTTCGGACATGCCGTAGCGCGTGACCATACTGCGGGCGATGTCGGTGACGCGGCGAAGGTCGTCGGCCGCGCCCGTCGACAGATGCTCGAAGACGATCAATTCCGCTGCGCGGCCACCCAGCAGCACGGCCATCTTGTTCTCCAACTCTTCCTTGGTCATCAGGAAGCGATCCTCGATCGGTCGCTGGATGGTATAGCCGAGCGCCCCGACCCCCTTGGAATGATCGATACCTTGTGAACCGGGTCGACGCCCGGCAATGAAAGCGCGATCAAGGCGTGGCCCATTTCGTGATAGGCGACGATCTCCCGTTCCTTGGGATTGAGCAACCGGTTGCGTTTTTCCAGCCCCGCGACCATGCGCTCGATGGCATTATTAAAATCGGTCATCGCGACCGCATCGGCCCCGCGGCGAGTTGCCAGCAGCGCGGCTTCATTGACAAGGTTGGCGAGGTCGGCGCCAGTGAAACCAGGCGTCATCGCCGCTACGGCCTCAGCGTCGAAGCCGGGCGCGAGCTGCAACTTTTTCATGTGCACCATGAGAATCTCGGTGCGGCCCTTCCGGTCCGGACGGTCGACCAGCACCTGGCGGTCGAAGCGGCCTGCGCGCAGCAGTGCGGGATCGAGGATCTCAGGGCGGTTGGTGGCGGCGAGTATGACGAGGCCCGAGCGTGAGTCGAAACCGTCGAGCTCGACCAGGAGCTGGTTGAGGGTCTGCTCTTTTTCGTCGTGGCCGCCGGAGAACGCCCCTATGCCGCGGGCGCGGCCGAGCGCATCCAGCTCATCGATGAAGATAATAGCGGGGGCCTTCTGGTGCGCCTGCTGAAAGAGATCGCGGACCCGGGCCGCACCGACGCCGATGAACATCTCGACGAATTCCGAGCCGGAGATCGAGAAGAACGGGACCTTCGCCTCCCCGGCAATGGCCTTCGCCAACAACGTCTTGCCGGTGCCGGGCGGTCCGACCAGCAGCACACCCTTGGGCATCCGGCCGCCGAGCCGGCCATACCCCGCCGGACTCTTGAGGAAATCGACGATTTCGCGCAGTTCGTCCTTAGCCTCGTCAACGCCGGCAACGTCGGCGAACGTCACGCCGGTATTGGATTCGACGTAGATCTTCGCCTTGCTCTTGCCGATGGCCATCAGCCCTCCGCCAAGGCCTCCGCCCTCTGCGGCGCGCTTGCCGATGTACCACCACAGGCCGAAGAACAGCAGCACCGGCATAACCCATGACAGCAGGTCGCGCACAAGGGTGCTCTCGACCTGACCAGTGAAGAGGACGCCGGCTTTCTCGAGCTCCTGTGCGATCCCAGGGTCAACGCGCGTGGTAACGAACTGCTTTTGTCCGCTGGGCAAAGGCTCTTTCAACGTGCCCTGCAAAATGCGATCGGAGATCCCGACCGTCGCAACCTTTCCCTGCTTCAGCAATTGCTGGTATTCGCTGTAAGGGATGACGGCGACCTGGCTGGCTGCCGAGACGATGTACTGAATCAGAAGGATCGCGGCGACTGCGGCGATCGCATAGCCGACGTTGAAGCGGGTGTTATTCTTCATGCCGCGAACCGCTCTCGATGCGATCGAACTCCGAACGGATCCAGAACTCTCATATTCACATCTCGCTTGACAATCTCAGCGTGCTGCAGCGCCACGGTCGGCCCGATCCATTCGCGGGATCCAGGCCACCGCGTGACAGGAGATGAATTAGGAGCGTGCGATTAGGTTTCAAGACCTGAGCGACGAGAGCGTGCAACTAGCCGGTCCCGCTTTTCCTGCCGGCCCTTCTGGGTCCGCATGACGCGGCCGGCCGCCGCGATGTGGGCAGGGTAGCCGTCGTGCTTGGGCTGGGCGCCGCTGTCACTTCCCTCTTCAGTAACGGCTCAAGTTTCCCAGGCCGAGGCGCTCCGTTTGAAAGAAAATCCGCGTAATGTTCGCGAACGTGTCGTTGTCGAGCGCTCGCGAATTTCAACCTTTCTGAAATCGAAAGCGATTGCGAGTTCGTGCCGCCGACGGCTCGAACGACAACGGCACAACCCACTCTTCTTGTCTTTTCCAATACTCTTCACGAGTCGCACTAAGTTGCTCACCGCCGTGCCGCTTGCTCGACGAACTGATGCAGCGAATAGGGTAGTTCGCCGCCGCGATCGGCGCAGCGCTGGCTCAGTTTTCGCGCTATTTCTTCGGAAACGTCACGAACCCAACCCTCCGCGAGATTAAAGCGAATGATGCGTACCGGATTGCTGTACTGGCCCTCCAACAAATCCTCGATGACCGCTTCAAGACCGGTGTCTTCGACGTTTGTCTCTCGCCAAGCACATCCCATTGCACCGAAGTCATCGAGGACGAGATAGACGTCCTGGTCCATGACGGGGACAATCGATGGTGACTCACGCATTACCCCACTCCACGCAACCAAAAGCGATTCAAAAGACGGGGGC
Protein-coding regions in this window:
- a CDS encoding glycosyltransferase family 4 protein, translated to MRIAQIAPLFESVPPRLYGGTERVVSYLTEELVRQGHRVTLFASGDSITSAELVPCIPRALRLDPGVRDPLPHHMVMLDKVAERASEFDVLHFHIDYLHFPLFRFERGRALTTLHGRQDLADHMPFYRRFSDMPLVSISNAQRTPLSGANFVATVHHGLPLDLLTPNFQPRGGYLAFLGRISPEKRPDRAIAIARQAGLPLKIAAKVDKADEAYFRDVVAPMLKGPGIEFVGEICENAKSEFLGQAAGLLFPIDWPEPFGLVMIEAMACGTPVLAFRCGSVPEIVEEGVTGCIVSDVDRAVRAIPNLMALDRRTIRSRFEEHFSSARMAASYMRVYQKILRRHPAPDRQLSTLAARSAATNGHGVEARSRGSA
- the rpoH gene encoding RNA polymerase sigma factor RpoH, producing the protein MSTLSIVSNLPPLHSDGGLPRYLAAIRKFPLLDPADEAMYARRWREDGDREAAYRLVTSHLRLAAKLALRYRGYGLPVADLISEANVGLMLAVKRFKPEKGVRLATYAMWWIKATLHEYVLKSWSLVKIGTTAAQKKLFFKLRKLKSQISAGEEADLSPDQVGYIAEQLQVLPREVVEMNGRIRGDISLNLPLTQQDGSEQMQDCLVDPSPDPETLLSERVDRERVRSALEDALASLTSRERHIIEARFLAERPKTLDELGPTFGVSRERIRQIEVRALQKIRSALSARLDGTLLPIGERPGR
- a CDS encoding Hsp20 family protein, producing the protein MRTYDLSPFWRSSVGFDRLFDLVNDTMNDSDDYPLYDIERIDEDQYQISLALAGFGPEEITITAKQSTLTVEGHKANKGDHDYLYQGISMRPFRRVFNLADFVQVKDAAFESGMLKIALVREVPEAMKPRRIMIEAAGNENQQIEQKQAA
- a CDS encoding Hsp20/alpha crystallin family protein; the encoded protein is MALRDLIPWNNGSRDLSLNRNEPNPFLVLHREMNRLFDDTFRSFDIAPFSSQAMGWPSVEVNETDTEVKVVAELPGLQEKDVNVELWDGLLTISGEKKNETEDKERRFTERYYGRFERSIPIDDVDQDKVVASFKDGVLTVTLAKLPSERQKVKRIAINGK
- a CDS encoding SPW repeat protein, producing MNTVWKKDMIADVVGLVIGLGLFFSPWAVGFSTESPMNWNAWLSGIMIAALAVAALALFAEWPEWLTLAAGVWVAVSPWVLHFSSNATITPLHVIAGILVAAVAALRLWYMHQSYPRVTA
- a CDS encoding MarC family protein, with amino-acid sequence MLSDFTITAFATLFVAIGPIDTAIVFGGLTAGVHRPERFRLAWQAVLIAGIVLLGFALFGNRLLGALRVSLDAFRVAGGILLLLQAIQMIFAHPSGLSSLTALERREALEPGDIAIFPLAFPVIAGPAGLTAVVLLMGQAGDPVGSMIVLAAMLLCLLLTYFGMIFTDVLHRVLKATGSNVLARLAGVILATLAVQFIFDGIRGARLVAGA
- a CDS encoding sensor histidine kinase → MSEFGKRALRSDDIDGLLQEATKLVSDAIDVELVKVLELVPGGENLLVRAGVNWNPGVVGHAEIPAHEGSPAGYALHTNQPVITEDTQREVRFEIPKLLIEHSVRSTVNVVIRGEDGPFGVLEVDSRQLRKFEQDDIDFLQNYANLLASAIDRVRIQRELAERALRQEMLGHELQHRINNILATIQAIARRTRAKSQNLDEFAKAFEDRLAAIARTHALLSRSHTSTIDIREVLSQELSVHGAVEGENLKQRGPAISIPAKQAEVLSMAIHELATNAVKHGALSMENGHIDISWDAHDRGNENEFQLRWRERTSPIAPQPARRGFGSEFLEKSIPHMLHGRFERTFGSDGIECTVSFLLDQNDK
- a CDS encoding MFS transporter gives rise to the protein MRISRPIAYIVLYVALYAAFGVSSPFWPKFFETRALTPQQIGLILAAAMLVRLAVGPVVGMLADLLGSLRLLLATCAALAAATAAAFLLANTFSLLFLIALVQAAALAPTTSIADALSVNAAKPEIAGKPFEYGWIRGSGSAAFVLGTLTVGQIIGQDDLTPIIWMNVALLAVAAGVTALLPRVNIQPKPYEGGLTALAALHGLLKISQFRILILVSALVYGSHAMHDAFAVIRWSAAGIDTPIISVLWSEAVAAEVIVFFLIGPSLLDRLGARGAAALAAAAGIIRWSIEGVSTSVLVLSILQPVHGLTFALLHLACMRMMATLVPARTAGTAQALYAFGSGLATAVLTLLSGILFARFGGVAFFPMALLCGVALPCAWFGFRDRSDEAV